Proteins from one Bradyrhizobium sp. CB82 genomic window:
- a CDS encoding 3-hydroxyacyl-CoA dehydrogenase NAD-binding domain-containing protein codes for MSQDKPIRRVAIIGTGVIGASWAALFLAKGLDVVATDVAPGAEAALKRFVGAAWPALQRLGLASGASQNRMSFTSVLTDAVKDADLVQENGPEKIDFKKTLYRQLDELLHPGVIIASSSSGLTMSEIQSACEKHPERCVIGHPFNPPHLVPLVEIVGGVKTSESTIQRVAEFYTSLGKRTVRLNKEVPGHVANRLQAALAREVYHLVAEGVVSVTDVDTALCWGPGLRWGIMGQVLLNHLGGGQGGIEHFFQQFTGPMTAWWKVLGSPQLTPEVQKKLIDGVHAEVGSRSIDELAAERDEVLLGLLELRNQVTSNQTKSRAPVA; via the coding sequence ATGTCGCAAGACAAACCCATTCGCCGAGTTGCCATCATTGGCACGGGCGTCATCGGCGCAAGCTGGGCCGCGCTCTTCCTTGCCAAAGGCCTTGACGTGGTAGCGACAGACGTTGCGCCGGGCGCCGAAGCGGCATTGAAGCGCTTTGTTGGAGCGGCCTGGCCCGCACTGCAACGGCTTGGCCTGGCATCCGGTGCTTCTCAGAACAGGATGTCATTCACTTCGGTCCTCACCGACGCGGTCAAGGATGCCGATCTAGTCCAGGAAAATGGGCCCGAGAAGATCGACTTCAAGAAGACGCTTTATCGGCAACTGGATGAGCTGCTGCACCCCGGCGTCATTATCGCCTCAAGCTCGTCGGGCTTGACCATGAGCGAGATCCAGTCGGCGTGTGAAAAACATCCGGAGCGTTGCGTGATCGGCCACCCGTTCAATCCGCCGCATCTGGTCCCGCTGGTCGAGATCGTCGGCGGAGTAAAGACGTCGGAGAGCACGATCCAGCGCGTCGCTGAGTTCTACACGAGCCTCGGCAAGCGGACTGTCCGCCTGAACAAAGAAGTCCCTGGGCACGTTGCGAACCGTTTGCAGGCCGCGCTGGCGCGGGAGGTCTACCATCTCGTCGCCGAGGGCGTCGTCAGCGTCACCGATGTCGACACCGCATTATGCTGGGGCCCGGGTCTCCGCTGGGGCATCATGGGGCAGGTGCTGCTCAATCATCTCGGCGGCGGCCAGGGTGGCATCGAGCATTTCTTCCAGCAATTCACCGGCCCCATGACCGCCTGGTGGAAGGTGCTGGGTTCTCCGCAGCTGACGCCTGAGGTTCAGAAGAAACTGATTGACGGTGTCCATGCCGAGGTCGGCTCGCGCTCGATCGACGAACTTGCGGCAGAGCGCGACGAAGTCCTGCTCGGCCTGCTTGAGCTGCGCAACCAGGTTACCTCGAACCAAACGAAATCGAGGGCGCCGGTCGCCTGA
- a CDS encoding catalase yields MDKSPIITTSSGAPVADNQNSLTAGPFGPVLMQDFHLLEVLAHQNRERIPERTVHAKGSGAYGTLTVTNDVTKYTRAAALSTIGKKTEAFLRFSTVAGERGAADAERDVRGFALRCYTEEGNWDIVGNNTPVFFVRDPLKFRDFIHTQKRHPKTNLRSNTAMWDFWSLSPESLHQVTILMSDRGLPQSYRHMDGFGSHTYSFVKAAGERHWVKFHFKTQQGIKNWTNAEAAQRIAHDRETHQRDLYEAIERRDFPKWKFYIQVMPESDVGKHWYNPFDLTKIWPHKDYPLIEVGILELNRNPENYFAEVEQAALSPANVVPGIGHSPDKVLQARIFSYADAHRYRVGVNAEQLLVNKPRCPVHTYHADGAMRFAGNPNPDAYYEPNSFGGPTQDPSVKEPPLKLAGDAGRYNHRDGNDDYRQAGDLFRLMSTDERERLFDNVKAAMEGVPREIVKRQAAHFYRADPDYGIGVATCMGLAASDLPTARAAE; encoded by the coding sequence ATGGATAAATCGCCGATTATCACCACCTCGTCGGGCGCACCGGTCGCCGATAACCAAAACTCGTTAACCGCGGGGCCGTTCGGCCCGGTCCTGATGCAGGACTTCCACCTATTGGAAGTTCTCGCGCACCAGAATCGCGAGCGCATCCCGGAACGCACGGTGCACGCCAAGGGCTCCGGCGCCTACGGAACGCTGACGGTTACGAATGACGTGACCAAATACACCCGCGCTGCTGCGCTTTCGACGATCGGCAAGAAGACTGAGGCATTCCTGCGCTTCTCGACCGTCGCCGGCGAGCGCGGGGCTGCCGATGCCGAACGCGACGTGCGCGGCTTTGCGCTACGTTGCTACACCGAGGAAGGCAACTGGGACATCGTCGGCAACAACACCCCCGTGTTCTTCGTCCGCGATCCCCTAAAATTCCGCGACTTCATTCACACCCAGAAGCGGCATCCCAAGACCAATCTGCGCTCCAACACCGCGATGTGGGACTTCTGGTCGCTGTCGCCGGAAAGCCTGCACCAGGTCACCATCCTGATGTCGGACCGCGGCTTACCGCAAAGCTACCGCCATATGGATGGTTTCGGCTCGCACACCTATTCCTTCGTCAAGGCGGCCGGTGAACGTCACTGGGTCAAGTTCCACTTCAAGACCCAGCAGGGCATCAAGAACTGGACCAATGCGGAAGCTGCCCAGAGAATCGCCCATGACCGCGAGACCCATCAGCGCGACCTCTATGAGGCGATCGAGCGCCGCGATTTCCCGAAGTGGAAATTCTACATCCAGGTGATGCCGGAGAGCGATGTCGGCAAGCACTGGTACAATCCGTTTGACCTGACTAAGATCTGGCCACACAAAGATTATCCGTTGATCGAAGTCGGCATTCTCGAGCTTAACCGCAATCCCGAAAACTATTTCGCCGAGGTCGAACAGGCGGCCCTCTCGCCGGCCAATGTCGTGCCCGGCATCGGTCATTCGCCAGACAAGGTTCTGCAGGCGCGCATTTTCAGCTATGCGGATGCGCATCGTTATCGCGTTGGCGTCAACGCCGAGCAGCTTCTGGTCAACAAGCCGCGCTGCCCGGTACATACATATCATGCCGATGGCGCCATGCGATTTGCCGGCAATCCGAACCCGGACGCCTACTACGAGCCAAATTCGTTCGGCGGACCGACGCAGGATCCCAGCGTCAAGGAGCCGCCGCTGAAGCTCGCGGGCGACGCCGGTCGCTACAACCATCGCGACGGAAATGACGACTATCGCCAGGCTGGCGATTTGTTCCGCCTGATGAGCACCGACGAGAGGGAGCGGCTCTTCGACAATGTAAAGGCGGCGATGGAAGGTGTGCCGAGGGAGATCGTGAAGCGGCAGGCTGCGCATTTCTATCGCGCCGATCCCGACTACGGCATTGGCGTTGCCACTTGCATGGGACTTGCGGCGAGCGATTTGCCGACCGCGCGGGCCGCCGAGTGA
- a CDS encoding acyl-CoA dehydrogenase family protein, whose product MPTASAASKTAAPKPVPVPNGDFYQLVDLLTSEEKAVVRKVRTYMETKVQPIINKYWADDAFPFELLPSFNDLGIGGLGYEGYGCAGGSQKLFGFVAMELARVDASICTFFGVHSGLAMGSIYLDGSEEQKQKWLPPMARWEKIGCFGLTEPLVGSGASGGLTTTAKREGDTWILNGQKRWIGNAPWCDLSIIWARDVADNQVKGFIVENKSTPGFSVEKIEHKIALKVVQNGQITLKDVRVPEANRLQGGNSFRDTARVLRMTRYMVGWESTGIQMGAFEATLKYAQERLQFGKPIASFQLIQDLLAKMLANVTACQCLMLRLAQMDDEGKLGDHHAALAKAFCTSKSRETVAWGREILGGNGIVADYNVGRFFADAEALYSYEGTYQMQNLIVGKAITGHGAFV is encoded by the coding sequence ATGCCCACAGCGAGCGCAGCAAGCAAGACCGCAGCACCAAAGCCAGTACCCGTCCCGAATGGCGACTTCTACCAACTGGTCGATCTTCTCACCTCCGAGGAGAAAGCGGTCGTCCGGAAGGTGCGGACCTACATGGAGACCAAGGTTCAGCCCATCATCAACAAATATTGGGCCGATGACGCGTTTCCGTTCGAACTGTTGCCGTCGTTCAATGATCTCGGCATCGGTGGGCTTGGCTACGAGGGGTATGGCTGCGCGGGCGGGAGTCAGAAGCTGTTCGGCTTTGTCGCGATGGAACTGGCGCGTGTTGACGCATCCATTTGCACGTTCTTCGGAGTGCACAGCGGACTGGCTATGGGCTCGATCTATCTCGATGGATCGGAAGAGCAGAAGCAGAAATGGCTGCCGCCGATGGCGCGCTGGGAAAAGATCGGCTGCTTCGGCCTCACCGAGCCCTTGGTGGGATCCGGGGCGAGCGGCGGACTGACCACGACTGCCAAGCGCGAAGGAGACACCTGGATTCTCAATGGACAGAAGCGGTGGATCGGTAACGCGCCGTGGTGTGATCTGTCGATCATCTGGGCGCGCGATGTCGCCGACAACCAGGTCAAGGGCTTCATCGTCGAAAACAAATCCACACCGGGCTTCAGCGTAGAGAAGATCGAGCACAAGATCGCGCTCAAAGTGGTCCAGAACGGCCAGATTACGCTGAAGGACGTGCGGGTGCCTGAGGCGAACCGCCTGCAAGGCGGCAACTCGTTCCGCGACACTGCTCGAGTGCTCCGAATGACGCGATACATGGTGGGTTGGGAGTCAACCGGTATCCAGATGGGCGCATTCGAAGCAACCCTTAAATACGCCCAGGAGCGGCTGCAGTTCGGGAAGCCGATCGCTTCGTTCCAGTTGATTCAGGATCTGCTCGCCAAGATGCTCGCCAACGTGACGGCGTGTCAGTGCCTGATGCTGCGCCTGGCGCAGATGGACGATGAAGGCAAGCTCGGCGACCATCATGCGGCGCTGGCGAAGGCTTTCTGCACGTCGAAGTCACGCGAGACGGTCGCTTGGGGCCGCGAGATCCTGGGCGGTAACGGCATTGTTGCCGACTACAACGTTGGGCGCTTCTTTGCCGATGCGGAGGCACTCTACTCCTACGAAGGTACGTATCAGATGCAGAATCTGATCGTCGGCAAGGCCATCACCGGTCACGGCGCCTTCGTGTGA
- a CDS encoding enoyl-CoA hydratase-related protein: MTMVSGAASLTPSLATAPSALPRATLALANVRYEKKGPIAYVTVSRPKVLNALNTPTWTDLKAAFEDAKGDASVLGVILTGAGDKAFIAGADISELAHVDAYAAEESSRFGQGVLDLIENLGKPVIAAVNGFALGGGCETAMACTMRIAAEHARFGQPEVKLGLLPGGGGTQRLPRLVGKGRALQLILTGETISAQEAYRIGLVNEVVPAACLIDRAEAILKQIAANAPIAVKLSLDAANKGLETSQSEGLALEASFFGICGATEDKKEGISAFLEKRAPQFHGR; this comes from the coding sequence ATGACCATGGTTTCGGGAGCCGCTTCGCTTACCCCTTCCCTTGCAACGGCACCCAGCGCCTTGCCCAGAGCGACGCTGGCGCTTGCCAACGTTCGGTACGAAAAAAAGGGTCCGATCGCCTACGTGACGGTCAGTCGGCCAAAGGTGCTCAACGCGCTCAATACGCCGACCTGGACCGATTTGAAGGCTGCATTCGAGGATGCAAAGGGCGACGCGTCCGTGCTGGGCGTGATTCTCACCGGCGCTGGTGACAAGGCTTTCATCGCCGGCGCCGACATCAGTGAGCTCGCACATGTCGACGCCTACGCGGCGGAGGAATCCAGCCGGTTCGGGCAGGGTGTGCTGGACCTCATCGAAAACCTTGGCAAGCCGGTGATTGCGGCGGTCAACGGCTTTGCGCTCGGCGGTGGCTGCGAGACGGCGATGGCTTGCACGATGAGGATCGCGGCGGAGCACGCCAGATTTGGTCAGCCCGAAGTGAAGCTGGGACTGCTGCCCGGCGGTGGCGGAACGCAACGCTTGCCGCGCCTGGTGGGTAAAGGTCGTGCGTTGCAGCTGATCCTCACGGGCGAGACGATCTCCGCGCAGGAGGCCTATCGCATTGGCCTCGTCAATGAGGTCGTTCCTGCGGCATGTCTGATTGACCGGGCCGAGGCCATCCTGAAACAGATCGCGGCCAACGCGCCGATTGCCGTGAAGCTCTCGCTGGACGCCGCGAACAAGGGACTGGAGACCAGCCAAAGCGAAGGCCTTGCCCTGGAAGCGTCCTTCTTCGGCATTTGCGGCGCCACCGAAGACAAGAAGGAAGGCATCTCCGCCTTTCTCGAGAAACGCGCGCCGCAGTTTCACGGACGGTGA
- a CDS encoding alpha/beta hydrolase produces the protein MAAILSAKFRLTADDGLCVSCARWDSRGPTRGVIQIAHGMGEHLRRYIDTIDVLISVGLTVYGNDHRGHGLTARSPSDLGNFPGPATRWSTKINRHEIQTRLLGWISSVVERLDAHASRPSNEHAQQH, from the coding sequence ATGGCTGCCATTCTCAGCGCCAAGTTTCGTCTGACGGCCGACGATGGCTTATGCGTCTCTTGCGCGCGCTGGGATAGCCGTGGACCGACGCGAGGCGTGATCCAGATCGCGCATGGCATGGGCGAGCATCTGAGACGCTACATCGACACGATCGACGTGCTGATTTCCGTGGGTTTGACGGTGTATGGCAATGACCACCGCGGGCATGGGCTTACAGCCCGTTCTCCCTCGGATCTCGGGAATTTCCCGGGGCCCGCTACGAGATGGTCAACGAAAATCAACCGCCACGAGATTCAGACGCGCTTGCTCGGCTGGATCTCGAGCGTGGTAGAGCGCCTGGACGCCCACGCAAGCCGGCCCTCGAACGAACACGCACAACAACACTGA
- a CDS encoding CoA transferase, translating to MSADNIFSGLKVVDLASFIAGPSAAVILSDFGADVIKVEPPSGELWRHANHLPPQPVADDAYPWHLANRNKRGMALDLKSPSALEVLKKLVKWADVMVVNTPHPARKKLKLEYEDVVPWNPRLIYADITGFGDKGPDANLPGFDITSYWARSGLLSMTRDAGAPPTWPVAGSGDNATAVGLYSAIVTALYRRERTGDGAHVTTSLLAEGVWSASVSIQAALCEAKFFGLHDRKHPANAAMNVYRAKDDTWFVLIVTPDKLEAVAKAIGRPDLLADARFSDPAKLMANMTELTAIFDEVFGSQPMAYWYKVFNGVHVTFGAVRGPQEVINDPQLRANDIIVPLDGAGGKLTSTISSPIQLHGVAKVSAKRAPKIGEHNEEVLQQLGFSATEIDALRASGAIPKAGEHAA from the coding sequence ATGTCCGCTGACAACATCTTTTCTGGACTGAAAGTGGTGGATCTGGCGAGCTTCATCGCAGGCCCCAGCGCCGCGGTCATCCTGTCGGACTTCGGCGCCGACGTCATCAAGGTGGAGCCCCCGAGCGGCGAACTGTGGCGGCACGCGAACCACTTGCCGCCGCAGCCGGTCGCGGACGATGCCTACCCCTGGCATCTCGCCAATCGCAACAAGCGGGGTATGGCGCTTGATCTGAAGTCGCCGAGCGCTCTTGAAGTGCTCAAGAAGTTGGTCAAATGGGCGGACGTGATGGTGGTCAACACGCCGCACCCTGCGCGTAAAAAGCTGAAGCTGGAATACGAGGACGTGGTGCCGTGGAATCCACGGCTCATCTATGCGGACATCACGGGATTCGGCGACAAGGGGCCGGATGCGAATCTCCCTGGTTTTGACATCACGTCGTACTGGGCACGCAGTGGATTGCTGTCGATGACGCGCGATGCCGGCGCGCCGCCAACCTGGCCGGTGGCCGGGAGCGGTGATAATGCCACAGCGGTTGGGCTCTATTCTGCGATCGTCACCGCCCTCTATCGTCGCGAGCGCACCGGCGATGGGGCGCACGTCACGACCTCGCTTCTTGCCGAAGGCGTATGGTCCGCAAGCGTTTCGATCCAGGCCGCACTGTGTGAGGCGAAATTCTTCGGCCTGCACGATCGCAAGCATCCCGCGAATGCGGCGATGAACGTCTATCGCGCCAAGGATGATACCTGGTTCGTTCTCATCGTCACGCCTGATAAGCTGGAGGCCGTGGCGAAGGCGATCGGTCGACCGGATCTCCTGGCGGATGCGCGGTTCTCCGACCCGGCGAAGCTGATGGCGAACATGACGGAGCTCACGGCGATTTTCGACGAAGTGTTCGGCTCGCAGCCGATGGCATATTGGTACAAGGTGTTTAACGGCGTTCACGTGACGTTCGGAGCGGTGCGTGGGCCGCAAGAGGTGATCAACGATCCCCAGCTCCGTGCGAATGACATCATCGTTCCGCTCGACGGCGCCGGCGGCAAGCTGACGTCGACGATCAGCAGTCCGATTCAGTTGCATGGCGTCGCCAAAGTGTCCGCGAAGCGGGCCCCAAAGATTGGAGAACACAACGAGGAGGTTCTTCAGCAACTCGGGTTCAGCGCGACCGAAATTGATGCTTTGCGGGCGAGCGGCGCCATTCCGAAAGCAGGGGAACATGCGGCCTAG